cctgagtgggcctgagcCTGAGCGGGCCTGAGCCTGAGCGGGCCTGAgcctgagtgggcctgagtCTGAGTGGGCCTGAGCCTGAGCGGGCCTGAGTCTGAGCGggcctgagtgggcctgagcCTGAACGggcctgagtgggcctgagcgggcctgagtgggcctgagcCTGAGCGGGCCTGAGTGGGCCTGAATCTGAGCGGGCCTGAGCCTGAGCGggcctgagtgggcctgagcgggcctgagtgggcctgagtgggcctgagtctgagtgggcctgagtgggcctgagtctgagtgggcctgagtgggcctgagtctgagtgggcctgagcctgagtgggcctgagtctgagtgggcctgagtgggcctgagtgggcctgagtgggcctgagcCTGAGTGGGGCTGAGTGGGCCTGAGCCTGAGCGggcctgagtgggcctgagtgggcctgagtgggcctgagtctgagtgggcctgagcgggcctgagcctgagcgggcctgagcctgagcgggcctgagtgggcctgagcctgagtgggcctgagcctgagtgggcctgagtctgagtgggcctgagtctgagtgggcctgagtgggcctgagcctgagtgggcctgagcctgagtgggcctgagcCTGAGCGGGCCTGAGTGGGCCTGAATCTGAGCGGGCCTGAGCCTGAGCGGGCCTGAGCGGGCCTGAGCGGGCCTGAGCGggcctgagtgggcctgagtctgagtgggcctgagtgggcctgagcctgagtgggcctgagtctgagtgggcctgagcctgagtgggcctgagtCTGAGTGGGCCTGAGTCTGAGTGGACTGAgcctgagtgggcctgagtCTGAGCGGGCCTGAGTCTGAGTGGGCCTGAGCCTGAGCGGGCCTGAGCGGGCCTGAGCCTGAGCGGGCCTGAGCGGGCCTGAGTCTGAGTGGGCCTGAGCCTGTTCAGTCTCCAGCTGATTCCTTCAgctctcatgtgtctgtgaTCAATGAGTGCAATCAACTACttagacacaaaaaacattgatgaAGTTTGATTCAATCACTGAATTTATTACAGGTCTTCTGAACATGAGATTGATCTGATTGATCACAGCTGATCATTTCAACAGAACCTGTCTGATACAGACATCACACTccaggggtgggaatctcttggcacctcacgattcgacTCTAAACCGATTCTCGATGAATATTGATGCAGctttttttattaatcatttccatgcatgatgtaaaataatgataattcttaaatctgagtttgctagtcacctcctacttttttctcactgtgtgactacttggtactttcaaagcaaagtatttataatgatccatacttaatttacttccaatatatttcataattaaaacaaatgaaagaaatgtggcaagtcaactggaaggttacatttgctagcaaacatccagctttgcaaagaaccaaaaggaaaagaaaagtgttcctgtagcagcacacatgtagtacattaatacagctgcagctggtcgacggtCGATACAGGTGTTATCACAGGTTAATCTGGACGTCTcatttcaacatactgtgcgggctgtatgacagtgtacagtttcacatcgacttggattcagcttaataacgatgtatgcgactcagaacgatggctttaagtaaccatttgaaagCAAggcggaatgacagaaatagttacaggtgtcacaagttaacctggacgctgcgcactcaacgccacagctaacagctaacagccaacagccaacaactaacagccaacagctaacagccaacagccaacagctaacagccaacagctaataGTCAATAGTTAACAGCTTACAGCTAACAGCCatcagccaacagccaacagccaacagctaacagccaacagccaacagccaacagctaacagccaacagccaacagccaacagccaacagctaacagccaacagccaacagccaacagctaacagccaacagctaataGTCAATAGTTAACAGCTTACAGCTAACAGCCatcagccaacagccaacagctaacagccaacagctaacagctatcagccaacagccaacagccaacagctaacagccaacagctaataTTCAATAGCTAACAGcttacagctaacagccaacagctaataGTCaatagctaacagctaacagctaacagccaacagccaacagctaacagctaacagccaacagctaacagctatcagccaacagccaacagccaacagctaacagccaacagctaataTTCAATAGCTAACAGcttacagctaacagccaacagctaataGTCaatagctaacagctaacagccaacagccaacagctaacagccaacagctaataGTCaatagctaacagctaacagccaacagccaacagctaacagccaacagccaacagccaacagccaacaactaacagctaacagccaacagccaacaactaacagccaacagccaacagccaacagcagctatcagccaacagccaacagccaacagctaacagccaacaggtAATATTCAATAGCTAACAGcttacagctaacagccaacagctatcagccaacagccaacagctaacagccaacagccaataGTCaatagctaacagctaacagctaacggtctccactctgctctcgagccgctcggcgtgaacaaatgcctcagacgttCCACCCATGacttgtttgtgagtacagacattcacgataCATCccatgttgtttgttgtgtgcacgccgTCGTctgtccgggcgctgcacttccgcaCTTCCAAGTTCCGCCTTTCACGTTCCATCAACATTATTAGCATATGAAAGTCtaaggagctcagcattgatcaaCATTATTGATCTGAGAGAGAATGTTATTGATCTGAACAAGTCAGGAAGTCACTTGAGGCCATTTCAGCTTCAAACCGTCTGTAAGTATAAAGTTCCGGCCTGGTTGGGTCACAATGGAACCTGCGCACAGAAACATGATCAGTCACTTCCTGATGGACGTTGACAGCATGTCAGCGCCGTCATGGTTGTTTCTGCTCACATATCAATGAATGATATGGAACTCTGTGCTGCTCACATTCATCCAGACAGACGACAACACTCACAAACGTTTGTTTGTCTATATTCATACAGATCTTTAATGAGGTTTTGAATGTAATACAGGGAACAGCTGGTCAGGACTTTTTGTCCAAATATAGTCTGAGATCttcaaattaaagaaaaaaatctgttttcatttatacatttcaaacaaaaacaaagaagacgaagaagaggaagaagaagctgaaATGTTGGAGGATAAAAATAAATTTGATATAACTATTGTCAGACATTGTTGACATTTATTTGACTGAGGAACCAATTTAGGAGTCTCACAGAGCAGATCAGTGATTGGTTGATTTGCAAAGCTgtcagtgacatcacttcctgtcgtTCTGTGCATCCAGGAGAGTCTTTGTTTCATTCTGCCACTCCAACACGCCGTCCAGAGGACAACGTCCatcctgagagacagacagacactctgATTATCAGTGAAACATTCAGACCGGGTCAGAACCATGTTtttatgaatcagaatcagatctGACCCGTACAGGTGACAGGTGCGTGTTACCTGGTTGGTGATGTGTGTGTCGGCTCCGTGCAGCAACAACAGCTGGATGATTTTACATCTGTTGAGTCTAACAGCGTCATGAAGAGGAGTGTCTCCctcctgaaacacacaacacaacacaacacaacacaacacaacacaacaccacacaACAGAGAGTACagctgtgaaactgtgtgtgtgtgtgtgtgtgtgtgtgtgtcaccatgaacaaacacaaacagaaagatgAAGTTTAAATAATAGCtgtgaaatgttacatattcaTCAgagtaactaaatacatttactcaagttacTGTatgagtagtttttgtgtattttgtattttttaagtagtttttaaaacaggtcaTTTTGTTAAGTATTGTACTTCGCTACAGTAATCACCTGTTACTGAGTCAGAAAAATGACCCAGTGACGAATGATCAGCACGTCTTGTTCAAAGAGAACCTGAGACCGGCTCTCCGTGATGACGGGTCACAGACAGTCAACCTGGAAATGTTAGCTGGACCTGAAACATTAAATTCTGCTGAACTCATAAACCACGAAAACCCTCGGCCACGTTTAAAGAGTGTGTTTCCTTAAAAGACGGAAGCCAGCAGCGTGGTCATGCAGTGAGACGTGGTGGCTGGATGACTGCTCTCTGCTCAGCGAGCGAGGACGAGCAATCAGCTGCTGCTCCAACCTGACACCATGTTTGTAGGCTGACACTCTGAAGCAAATATCTGTTAGCAGGCGTACAGTGGGACGAGCCATGTTAAGTGTTTAAGTTTATAGCAGCTGCCTATGAGTTCATAATAAGTTCAGAACATGTCCCAAATAGATTGTAGTTTTATTGGTAATTGATTTGTATTAatgttgttgatgtgtttgaAGAAAACAAGGATAACACTCCAAACTCACAATTTATGACACTTTCAATTGATATactgttgaaaatgttttataggAATGTCTGAACTAGAAGTTGCACATTAAACTTTTCCAATATTCCAATTAAATGTGCTGTGTTGACAACCTGACATGTGTTATGCTGCACTTACATGTGTATCTATTTCTCTTTAATGCAAACTAAATAGTTTTGGATTTATGGCCTCTGTTTACATTACCAGTCTGGTTTTATcgttttttaaattgaaaagaaacttttacttaaagtagattttaaataaactactttttacttttactcaagtagatTTTGAGACAGGTGATTTCACTTGTACTTTAGTAATATTTCAtcaaagtatttgtacttttaccAGAGAACAATAATTTAGTACTTTTTCCACCTCTGATATTCATAAAAACAAGTTCAAGTGTGATGAAATGACATCAACAGGTCCTCAGTCCgcatgtaaatgtgtgtgtgtgtgtgtgtgtgtgtgtgtgtaaacacacTCTGTCCTGTGTGTTGATTTCAGCTCCACAGTTGATCAGGTGTTCAACACAGTCGAAGTGCCCGGTTCTCACAGAGACATGAAGAGGAGTGCTGtccagctacacacacacacacacacacacacacacacacacacacacagagttaatgtacagttcagtGTCCTGGCTGTAGCAGCGGTGGGAGGACCGTCACCTTGTCTGTCGCAGTCAGGTCTGCTCCGTGCTCCAGCAGCAGtttgaggacagacaggtgtccTCCTCGACAGGCAGAGTGGAGACAAGTGGACCGCAGCtggacagaaccagaacatTAGAACAGCTTCAAAACAGGTTGTAGATACATAGAATTATTAGAGTATTATATTAGAGAATAACAGATTCAATCTGGTTCTGACAGGTCTAGAACAGGTTCTGAAAGCTGCCGCGGTCAACACCGTCCCCGAGTCGTCAGCTGAGACGACTAATGAATGATGTCACACAGTTACAGGAAGTAATCAGATTAGTTTTGATTTATTGACTCATTGATTTGATGGCACTGGGTAGCAGGTGGGAGTCTGAGTGTGGACAGACGTGGACCTGTGATAACACAGAACTGTGAGACGAGTTGGAACAAACACAGAGCGTCTCAACCGGACCTTGTCTCTGCTGTGGAGGTTCAGTCCGGCCTCCATCAGTTTACTGACGACCTCTGTGTGACCCTGAGCAGACGCTCTGTGCAGACCTGTATGCTggaactgaacacacacacacacacatgcacacacacacacacacacacaggatcagGAAGTAATCAGATGTAATCAGAGCCAATAGGATCAGTGCAGTGTTGATGACTCACTGTGTCGCAGGCGTTGACGTCTCCACCTGTGGACAGGTACCTGTCGATCACCAGCAGCTGCTTCTGATCACAGGCCTTAAAGAAGTCGTCTTCGTCCACATAATACGGCTGCAGACACGTCACATGACCACAGACATCATCATTATAACATCTGTATCAGTTATCTCCTCTGGTGTCAACTCATAAACTCTGCTGATTACCTgaacaggtctgtgtgtgtgtgtgtgtgttaccactGTCTGGACAGCagggggagcagcagcaggcttcCTCACAGCAGCTTTCTGCTCCCTCTTGGTCTTCCTCAGCAGCAGAAGGTTCTGGAGGTCATCAGGGGTCTCCAGGAGGAGACGACCCGACTTATCCGTCTgaaggaggacagacagacagactggatCAAAGGGTTAATAAGGTCCATGCTGACAGTACTTCTGTTTTGAACACCTGTCTGGTTCTACGTTCTGTCCGGTGTCTCTACTAACTGAACTgtccaggggtccgtttcacaaagcaggtttagtgaaaactctgagtcagttaaccctgaaatgagggaaactctgagttttccgtttcacaaagggaggtaactcaaaccagagaaagaggggtaactccagcctgtttcacagagagaggtaacttaagctctcggtcagttaccacggtaacatactctgtgaaactaacctggtcgggaccaggtttttctcaacaaaccttgagtttctctctgtctccgccctctttcagccacactcgctatttgatttcctcattcattcagtcagcaggcgagttttggcgtagtatagttctgccgtctgttttttgagaaaatcattgcaaaaatcagtcagtagggctacattagaagttatattaggtggcgactattttcactaccatggcatgtccttctgataatgatcccgtggatgaaggtgcagcattactgcgcagagaattaaatattcgtcgggagatgattatcagaccgtacatagatgttcttgcatttccagacaattatctttttgagcggtaccgtttcacgtcacagtccatcatttacatacacaacctgatccgtccttacatttccaacattaccaaccgaagtcatgctctcacatcccagcagatattgtgtgctgcgctgcgtttttttttgcaaatgggagttttttatacaacgtcggagatgcagagcacttgagcaaggcaactgtatgcagagcggtcagaaaagtgtgcctcgccctgaaacggctactaccatCTTTATCAtgttcagctcctctgcctacgatagaggtggcggtgctgggccaccacccgttgtacgggcatctgctttctttctgttggctgagtagaagtctgtgttagtttaaataggcttaattatttaacagaacatgatatagatgagaagacatttatgtgtgtgaaaacagcattatgttggggataaaacaactgtacagtcaaacagccacttaatatttacaatgtaaaacatgatcaaaatgagttacccccatgagattatgccgaggtcttacctgtttgaacaatgtttttatgtgtcaacttaagctgcagccaagtgcgcttctcagccagggttgcacctaaattaaataaattaataggctaccactcaagcggtttccccctgtaatattattgtgattgcaaaggactacatttaaaattacgcattgacccgagcgccaatgttctcccacgccgtctccctctcttttgctgcagCAGCGgttttacacttccttctaaaaacgtgctcaaactcaccgtatgagcgcattaatatttccaattccagtggggtgaaaaacgtagccctcctcttccccgttgccatggtgactcgtcgaatcagggctccattgatgctgtctttttatacttgtggtgcacgcacttaactccaggttaaactactccgagttgatcaaactaactcaaatcagctgttctggaaccgaaaactcagagtttcctatctcagagtagatcaactcagagttcagggttagactcagagtttgttgaacctgctttgtgaaacggacccctgatGGTTCTGGACGCTCCGATGTTTGATGGATGTTTCCAGTGTCGAGGAATAAATCAAGTGAAACCAGTGAAAATAATCTTGAATAATAAATGTGCACGCAGCTCTCGCTCACATCCATCTTTCTTTACCCCTCATCACACTTTGCGTCTGACATGTGttggtgtaaacacagaggtgtcGGTGTAAACAAAGAGGTGTcggtgtaaacacagaggtgtcggtgtaaacacagaggtgtTGGTGTAAAGttggtgtaaacacagaggtgtctgtgtaaacacagaggtgtTGGTGTAAAGTTGttgtaaacacagaggtgtcggtgtaaacacagaggtgtcggtgtaaacacagaggtgttggtgtaaacacagaggtgtcGGTGTAAAGttggtgtaaacacagaggtgttggtgtaaacacagaggtgttggtgtaaacacagaggtgtcGGTGTAAAGttggtgtaaacacagaggtgttggtgtaaacacagaggtgttggtgtaaacacagaggtgtcggtgtaaacacagaggtgtcggtgtaaacacagaggtgtcggtgtaaacacagaggtgtcggtgtaaacacagaggtgtcTGTGTAAAGttggtgtaaacacagaggtgtcggtgtaaacacagaggtgtcGGTGTAAAGttggtgtaaacacagaggtgtcggtgtaaacacagaggtgtcGGTGTAAAGttggtgtaaacacagaggtgtcggtgtaaacacagaggtgtcGGTGTAAATttggtgtaaacacagaggtgtcGGTGTAAAGttggtgtaaacacagaggtgtcggtgtaaacacagaggtgtcGGTGTAAATttggtgtaaacacagaggtgtcGGTGTAAAGttggtgtaaacacagaggtgttggtgtaaacacagaggtgtcggtgtaaacacagaggtgtcGGTGTAAAGttggtgtaaacacagaggtgtcGGTGTAAATttggtgtaaacacagaggtgtTGGTGTAAATttggtgtaaacacagaggtgtcGGTGTAAAGttggtgtaaacacagaggtgttggtgtaaacacagaggtgttggtgtaaacacagaggtgtTGGTGTAAATttggtgtaaacacagaggtgttggtgtaaacacagaggtgtcggtgtaaacacagaggtgtTGATGTAAAGttggtgtaaacacagaggtgtcggtgtaaacacagaggtgtcggtgtaaacacagaggtgtcggtgtaaacacagaggtgtTGTCCGTCTCTGACCTTGAGGCTGATTGGACGGTCAGCGCTGGTGTTTCCGCTGCAGGTCACTGCGTCCTGTTTCTCCCGAGAGACGGACGACTCGTAGCCTccgtcctccagctgctgcgcACACAGACGACATGTTAGTGTCTTTAACGTCCTGAAGACGGTTCTTTATGTTTGACAGTAGAACGTGTGTCCTGCGGTGATGTCACTGGGAGCTCTGGTGTGTCTCACCACAGATCACGCTCACACATGTTTCTACATCTCGtgaaactttatttacagttttaaagAGGATGGCTCCATTGACcagaacagaaataaacaatataGAGATCAACGTGGCAGCGAGccgctgacctctgacctctgacgtCCTGTCTCTCATCAAACACATCAAGCTTTATTAGCAGCTTCAACAGGAACAGGCGCCTCCGTTTacagctctgtctgtgtgtgtgtgtgtgtgcgtgttggaCATGACCTTCTCTGGTGTCATTTTATTGGCCAATCACTTCCCAAAGGggaggggtcaggggtcagcaGGGGTCATGTGACAGCTGATTGGATAAGTGAGTCCAAACAGCCGAGATGTGTTTGATTCATTTCATCtctgttcatgtttttatgaTCAATAAAGTTTTAACTCATCGctgccaaaaaagaaaactgttaaCTCCTTTTCTGTTAACGACTTTATGATCGACTTGTTTAAATAAAGCCTTTTAATCTTCTGAGGCTTTAATGGGAAAccagggaagaagaagaagaagaagaagaagaagaagaagaagaagaagaagaagaatactTGTGACAGTGAGACGGACGATGAGGAGAAACTGTAGAAGAAGAAGTTCCTCAGACAGATGGCAACAGGTGGACTGCAGCCAATCGTTAACTTCTGCTGATGTCACTTTATTATCCACCAATCACATGGCAGAGGTTAGAGGTcaggcaccacacacacacacacacacacacacaccaagacaaCTCAAAGACAACAGGAGCAGAAACGTTTTGTTCTCACCACGatcacttcctcctcttcctcctcttcctcgcccTCGTCCTCCCAGCTGATTGGCTCAGGTCTGACAGCAGTGGAGGAAACAGCAAGAGGAGAAAATCAGACGGAATATTTAGTTAGAGAGACTCGACAGCTTTATTCTGAAAGGCCACGAGgtacattttattgtgaaatgtaaTCAGAACCTGCACCTCTAACACATCTGGACGTTTCACTCTTGACAGAACGAATCAACAGAGAATTGTTTGTGGTTCTTCAGAACATGTTGACCTGCCGAGCACACAGAGCGACCCGACCTGAAGACCCAGCGGGCTCAACAGTTCTTGTTCGTCGGAGCCGGAGTGGCTTTAAAGGAGCTTGGACTGGTTTGAgccttcatcctcctcatcctcactgACTTCATCTACAGCTAACGACTGGATGAAGACGAGCTGGAcgctcatcatcatcactgacacgtctcagaaccagaacacagaacagCTGCTCCAAGAACACAGCAGGTCCCAGCTGGATCAATACGTATTGATACAATATCAGTGATCATCTAATTATCAGCTCATATGAATCAACTCAACATATCGCGtttagaaacaataaaaaatcattcaaactttaaacttcaattgtttttgtgtttcatgttgagtcactgaataaatcaaatattgattataataatgacattattattattattattatattataataataataatattattatataataatacggtaataatgataataagaataataataatgaaaaagttAACGTCTACATCAACATTATGTTATTAATGTTAACAGTGTCGGGAGTAACGGCGTTTAAGCataacggcgttactaacggcgttattttttcagaaacggagtaatctaatgaattacttttcccatcgttacaacgccgttaccgttaccgttaccgactgtaaaatgtggcgcgttacaaattgaagtttctcattgaagctgttgtcatccgactcggctctcagccaccggagcagcagggcggcaggagggaggggcgggacaaccgcagaggtgatgataggctctctaaggtagagtgagagtttgtaagccaatcagaggctgtattcggtttacacacaaaccacacagcctcgcacacacaaactagcagaggtgagctgcagaaatggtgagtccggagggaaagtttacgttttcaaagtggaagtacagacacgaCTTTAACctcatttgtccacgtccgttttaagcagctctaatctaatgaagcatctctcaactgcacgcgcttctataacactagtggccaaaaactctgttgctgacactgttgatgatgatagcaggtgtggctaacATGAGCTCtgctaacacagaaggacacggagccgtccgagcagctacagctggatgtttctgctccagcttcactaaaacttgtgacacagactgaactgaatgcagtgataggcaggtatgttgttgagaacatgctcccgttatcaacagctgacccagACTCCTTCATAAATACccgggagagcaggtgccggtccgccatgcagaaagacattttctaaatacatagatgcagagtacattaaaatcaatgccgagctcaaaaggggaagaaaagaaagtaacgcaagagttacttttcctggtaactagtaactataactaattactatttaaaagtaacgtgaccaACACTGAATGTTAAACATCAGAGGGAAGTTTCTCTAATAAATCTGTTCTGACTCAACACGACGCTGAAGCATCATCACACAGTCACAGTGAATCAGACCTCACCTATCtgttctatatatatatgtgtat
Above is a genomic segment from Sparus aurata chromosome 20, fSpaAur1.1, whole genome shotgun sequence containing:
- the LOC115571809 gene encoding ankyrin repeat domain-containing protein 1-like isoform X1 gives rise to the protein MKPPHQLQYFLLLLLDADMEPQRPEPISWEDEGEEEEEEEEVIVQLEDGGYESSVSREKQDAVTCSGNTSADRPISLKTDKSGRLLLETPDDLQNLLLLRKTKREQKAAVRKPAAAPPAVQTVPYYVDEDDFFKACDQKQLLVIDRYLSTGGDVNACDTFQHTGLHRASAQGHTEVVSKLMEAGLNLHSRDKLRSTCLHSACRGGHLSVLKLLLEHGADLTATDKLDSTPLHVSVRTGHFDCVEHLINCGAEINTQDREGDTPLHDAVRLNRCKIIQLLLLHGADTHITNQDGRCPLDGVLEWQNETKTLLDAQNDRK
- the LOC115571809 gene encoding ankyrin repeat domain-containing protein 1-like isoform X2; protein product: MKPPHQLQYFLLLLLDADMEPQRPEPISWEDEGEEEEEEEEVIVLEDGGYESSVSREKQDAVTCSGNTSADRPISLKTDKSGRLLLETPDDLQNLLLLRKTKREQKAAVRKPAAAPPAVQTVPYYVDEDDFFKACDQKQLLVIDRYLSTGGDVNACDTFQHTGLHRASAQGHTEVVSKLMEAGLNLHSRDKLRSTCLHSACRGGHLSVLKLLLEHGADLTATDKLDSTPLHVSVRTGHFDCVEHLINCGAEINTQDREGDTPLHDAVRLNRCKIIQLLLLHGADTHITNQDGRCPLDGVLEWQNETKTLLDAQNDRK